In one window of Frigoriglobus tundricola DNA:
- a CDS encoding chemotaxis protein CheW, giving the protein MRRGGARMSTEGPAATRGQLCTFTLAGHHFGVPVGRVQEVIRHQEMTAVPLAPPLVRGLINLRGQIVTALDLRQPLDLPPAPPGARPTNVVVRAGADLYSLLVDEIGDVIEVGADAFEPPPDTLTGRCRDLIRGAFKLDARLLLLLDTDRLLAL; this is encoded by the coding sequence ATGCGCCGAGGGGGTGCCCGTATGAGTACCGAAGGACCCGCCGCGACCCGCGGCCAGTTGTGCACGTTCACGCTCGCCGGGCACCACTTCGGGGTGCCCGTGGGGCGGGTCCAGGAGGTGATCCGGCACCAGGAGATGACGGCCGTGCCGCTGGCCCCGCCGCTCGTCCGCGGGCTCATCAACCTGCGGGGCCAGATCGTCACCGCGCTGGACCTGCGGCAGCCCCTGGACCTGCCCCCGGCCCCGCCCGGGGCCCGGCCCACCAACGTGGTGGTGCGGGCCGGGGCCGACCTGTACAGCCTCCTCGTGGACGAGATCGGGGACGTCATCGAGGTCGGGGCCGACGCGTTCGAGCCCCCCCCGGACACCCTCACCGGCCGGTGCCGGGACCTGATCCGCGGCGCGTTCAAGCTCGACGCCCGGCTCCTCCTGCTCCTCGACACCGACCGCCTGCTCGCGCTCTGA
- a CDS encoding chemotaxis protein CheW has translation MAIPLDLVSRLEEVPAGAVELADGQEVIQYRDRIMPLVRLGEVLGWAGPAPGPDALLQVIVYAAGGRQVGLVVDAIYDVAEAAPELTAPSRRRGVLGSGVVQGKVTDMLDLPEIVRAVVPECAEGVPV, from the coding sequence GTGGCCATCCCCCTGGACCTGGTGTCCCGGCTCGAGGAGGTCCCGGCGGGGGCCGTGGAACTGGCCGACGGGCAGGAGGTGATCCAGTACCGGGACCGGATCATGCCCCTGGTGCGCCTGGGCGAGGTGCTCGGCTGGGCCGGCCCGGCGCCCGGCCCGGACGCCCTGCTCCAGGTGATCGTGTACGCCGCGGGCGGGCGCCAGGTGGGCCTGGTGGTGGACGCGATCTACGACGTCGCGGAGGCGGCCCCGGAGCTGACGGCCCCGTCGCGGCGCCGCGGGGTGCTCGGGTCCGGGGTGGTCCAGGGCAAGGTGACCGACATGCTGGACCTGCCGGAGATCGTCCGCGCGGTCGTACCCGAATGCGCCGAGGGGGTGCCCGTATGA
- a CDS encoding methyl-accepting chemotaxis protein, whose amino-acid sequence MTGALVSRIRTIRLAPRLIGAFALVALLSALVGYIGIRSISMSNNLLENANNNLVPSVINLTKMRASIYTAIRSEQALVAATRKGDEKAQAAILADLADQHKHYQDGKSIYENLPMVETEKMVWQRCVGRYEKWKRDHDAAVAAARSGDPLGAAARIEASASAAEPVIADLNELVGIQETVAQEELENGRRTYAGARDALIGISVGAVLIAVLFGLLITRSVTRPLHETVSVLQNVARGDLSTHAGTGRDEVGQLAAALNATVTGIETALHLKQVDWDAVGRQRTEAARLSSIVEQSPVAIMFADRELKIRYINAASLKALRTIAKLLPVKPEDVVGQSIDVFHKRPEMQRKLLADPANLPHRANIRLGDETLDLSISPIYDENKTYLGLMVNWEVITQRLASEALMADRATQLAAIDKTQAVVEFKPDGTIVTANDNFLAALGYTLAEIQGQHHRLFVDPAHAATPEYREFWTRLNRGETVTADFRRLAKGGKEVWIRGAYTPIPDLHGKIFKVVKFATDITASKKMELQGQKDAEELRVKVDAMLSAVDAAADGDLTRPVTVTGADSIGRMGDGLSGFLGDLRDRVRGIAGTANALTGASEQLAAVSHQMGANSEETAAQAGTVSAAAEQVSQSVQTVAAAVEEMGASIKEIAKNASDGARIATSAATVAQHTNATIAKLGTSSAEIGQVVKVITSIAQQTNLLALNATIEAARAGEAGKGFAVVANEVKELAKETAKATEEIGEKIAAIQADTGSAVAAIREITDIVNQINDISGAIAAAVEEQTATTAEISRNVSEAARGSSEIAQNVTSVAQAAQDTTAGANSTRDAAAELRRMAAELQNMVGRFRVEDHEPPAQPAPSPEHPARQSAPEAPTNGRGGHPNKGRNGAPNGHHTAKARR is encoded by the coding sequence ATGACTGGCGCACTCGTTTCACGGATCCGGACCATCCGCCTCGCCCCGCGCCTCATCGGCGCGTTCGCCCTCGTCGCGCTGCTCTCGGCGCTCGTCGGCTACATTGGCATCCGGTCAATATCAATGTCTAACAATCTCCTCGAAAACGCTAACAATAACCTGGTTCCATCAGTTATCAACTTGACGAAAATGCGTGCGTCTATATACACCGCCATCCGGAGCGAACAGGCGCTCGTCGCCGCCACCCGGAAGGGGGACGAGAAGGCCCAGGCCGCGATCCTCGCGGACCTGGCGGACCAGCACAAACACTACCAGGACGGGAAGTCGATCTACGAAAACCTGCCGATGGTCGAGACGGAAAAGATGGTGTGGCAGCGGTGCGTCGGCCGTTACGAGAAGTGGAAGAGGGACCACGACGCCGCCGTTGCGGCCGCCCGGTCCGGCGACCCGCTCGGGGCCGCCGCGCGGATCGAGGCCAGCGCGAGCGCCGCGGAGCCCGTGATCGCCGATCTGAACGAGCTGGTCGGCATCCAAGAAACGGTGGCCCAGGAGGAGCTGGAAAACGGGCGGCGGACATACGCGGGAGCGCGTGACGCGCTGATCGGGATCTCGGTGGGCGCCGTCCTGATCGCCGTCCTGTTCGGTCTCCTGATCACCCGCTCGGTCACCCGGCCGCTCCACGAGACCGTTTCGGTCCTTCAGAACGTGGCCCGGGGCGACCTGAGCACCCACGCCGGGACCGGCCGCGACGAGGTCGGGCAGCTCGCGGCCGCCCTCAACGCCACCGTCACCGGCATCGAAACCGCACTCCATCTCAAGCAGGTAGACTGGGACGCCGTCGGCCGCCAGCGGACCGAGGCCGCGCGCCTGAGCAGCATCGTCGAACAGTCGCCGGTCGCCATCATGTTCGCCGACCGCGAGCTGAAGATCCGGTACATCAACGCCGCCTCGCTCAAGGCCCTCAGGACCATCGCCAAGCTCCTCCCGGTCAAGCCCGAGGACGTCGTCGGGCAATCCATCGACGTGTTCCACAAGCGCCCCGAGATGCAACGCAAGCTGCTCGCCGACCCGGCCAACCTGCCCCACCGCGCCAACATCCGCCTCGGTGACGAGACCCTCGACCTGAGCATCAGCCCCATCTACGACGAGAACAAGACGTACCTCGGGCTGATGGTGAACTGGGAGGTCATCACCCAGCGGCTCGCCAGCGAAGCCCTCATGGCCGACCGGGCCACCCAACTGGCCGCCATCGACAAGACCCAGGCGGTGGTCGAGTTCAAGCCCGACGGCACCATCGTCACCGCCAACGACAACTTCCTCGCCGCCCTGGGCTACACCCTGGCCGAGATCCAGGGCCAGCACCACCGCCTGTTCGTGGACCCGGCCCACGCCGCCACGCCCGAGTACCGCGAGTTCTGGACCCGGCTCAACCGCGGCGAGACCGTGACCGCCGACTTCCGCCGCCTCGCCAAGGGCGGCAAGGAGGTGTGGATCCGTGGCGCCTACACCCCCATCCCCGATCTCCACGGCAAGATCTTCAAGGTGGTCAAGTTCGCCACCGACATCACCGCCTCCAAGAAAATGGAACTCCAGGGCCAGAAGGACGCCGAAGAGTTGCGCGTGAAGGTGGACGCGATGCTGTCGGCGGTGGACGCGGCCGCCGACGGGGACCTGACCCGCCCCGTCACCGTCACCGGCGCCGACTCCATCGGCCGCATGGGCGACGGGCTCAGCGGGTTCCTCGGCGACCTCCGGGACCGGGTCCGCGGCATCGCCGGGACCGCCAACGCCCTCACCGGGGCTTCCGAGCAGCTCGCCGCCGTGAGCCACCAGATGGGCGCCAATTCTGAGGAAACCGCGGCCCAGGCCGGCACCGTGTCGGCCGCCGCCGAGCAGGTGAGCCAGAGCGTCCAAACGGTCGCCGCCGCCGTCGAGGAAATGGGCGCCAGCATCAAGGAGATCGCCAAGAACGCCAGCGACGGGGCCCGGATCGCCACCAGCGCCGCCACCGTCGCCCAGCACACCAACGCCACCATTGCCAAGCTCGGCACGTCCAGCGCCGAGATCGGCCAGGTGGTCAAGGTGATCACCTCGATCGCCCAGCAGACCAACCTGCTGGCCCTCAACGCCACCATCGAGGCGGCCCGCGCCGGCGAGGCCGGCAAGGGGTTCGCCGTGGTGGCCAACGAGGTCAAGGAGCTGGCCAAGGAGACCGCCAAGGCGACCGAGGAGATCGGCGAGAAGATCGCCGCCATCCAGGCCGACACCGGCAGCGCCGTCGCCGCGATCCGCGAGATCACCGACATCGTCAACCAGATCAACGACATCTCCGGCGCCATCGCCGCCGCCGTCGAGGAGCAGACCGCCACCACCGCCGAGATCAGCCGCAACGTGTCCGAAGCGGCCCGCGGGTCGTCCGAGATCGCCCAGAACGTGACGTCCGTGGCCCAGGCGGCCCAGGACACCACCGCCGGGGCCAACAGCACCCGCGACGCCGCCGCCGAGCTGCGCCGCATGGCCGCCGAGCTCCAGAACATGGTCGGACGGTTCCGCGTCGAGGACCACGAGCCCCCGGCGCAGCCGGCCCCGAGCCCGGAGCACCCGGCCCGCCAGTCCGCGCCGGAGGCCCCCACCAACGGCCGCGGCGGGCACCCCAACAAGGGGCGCAACGGCGCGCCCAACGGCCACCACACCGCCAAAGCGCGACGCTGA
- a CDS encoding Hpt domain-containing protein → MPELDPQLIDFLAESAENLDQLDRDFVALEQCPTDRARLSSVFRTIHTIKGTCGFFGFGALEAVTHVGENLLSRLRDGELLLTPESATALLALVDAVRGMLNHIARTGAEGTGDYAALVATLTRLAEPPAAPCEHAPEPAPAAAPAAHPAAAAPEPAPAPAPRRAGPRGADPRPPDPRPAPKPPPHRPRAPNRPPPGTRGPTGPRATCASGSRSWTGS, encoded by the coding sequence ATGCCCGAACTCGACCCGCAGCTCATCGACTTCCTGGCGGAGAGCGCGGAGAACCTGGACCAGTTGGACCGGGACTTCGTGGCCCTGGAGCAGTGCCCCACGGACCGGGCCCGGCTCAGCAGCGTGTTCCGCACCATCCACACGATCAAGGGCACGTGCGGGTTCTTCGGGTTCGGCGCCCTCGAAGCGGTCACCCACGTGGGCGAGAACCTGCTGTCCCGGCTCCGGGACGGCGAGCTGCTCCTCACCCCCGAGAGCGCCACCGCCCTGCTGGCCCTCGTCGACGCGGTCCGCGGCATGCTCAACCACATCGCCCGGACCGGCGCGGAGGGCACCGGCGACTACGCCGCCCTCGTCGCCACACTGACCCGGCTCGCCGAACCGCCCGCGGCCCCCTGCGAACACGCGCCCGAGCCGGCCCCCGCCGCGGCCCCCGCGGCGCACCCGGCCGCCGCGGCCCCCGAACCGGCGCCCGCACCGGCCCCCCGCCGCGCCGGCCCCCGAGGAGCCGACCCACGCCCACCCGACCCGCGCCCGGCGCCGAAACCGCCCCCGCACCGGCCCCGCGCCCCGAACCGGCCCCCGCCCGGGACCCGGGGCCCGACGGGGCCGAGGGCAACGTGCGCATCGGGATCGCGCTCCTGGACCGGCTCATGA
- a CDS encoding SdrD B-like domain-containing protein — protein MTWLNRFARRWNLAPRPAAASRPRHFRPTVEQLQRRDVPALFAPSSLSGYVYVDANDSGVFDSGETPLSGVTVTLTGTLEDNTTVSLTTTTNASGLYSFTNLDVGSYTITETPPSGYIDGKDAVGTQGYGTAGHDQISGIFLGQSVNGTDNNFAELTPTPPPVSPPPPVPPPPCTTPTGSLSGVVYFDCNKDGVFDNGDSGIAGVTITLTGPGGTRTATTDSSGRYEFTDLIAGTYTITEAPPAGYTQGATAPGTPTDGTANGDVISGVVVGSTALVGYNFGETRSCDTGGHPACGGGTDTHGHCGAGSDWTCNTVWSVHTGACGSGSTGGSGAWGSLWTCASSGSVHTGVCGGVDTNNCGTHSLWTCGTSRSVGTGICGSGGPESGPACGPSHPSSGVHTGCAGGAQAGGGSTGAGGGWGSLAC, from the coding sequence GTGACCTGGCTCAACCGCTTCGCCCGCCGCTGGAACCTCGCACCCCGCCCCGCCGCGGCCTCCCGCCCCCGGCACTTCCGTCCGACCGTCGAGCAGTTGCAGCGCCGGGACGTGCCGGCCCTGTTCGCGCCCTCCAGCCTCAGCGGTTACGTGTACGTCGATGCGAACGACAGCGGCGTGTTCGATTCGGGTGAAACGCCCCTCAGCGGGGTGACCGTCACACTGACGGGCACACTCGAAGACAACACCACGGTGAGCCTGACTACCACGACCAACGCCAGCGGACTGTACTCATTCACGAACCTGGACGTCGGCTCGTACACGATCACGGAGACCCCGCCGAGCGGGTACATCGACGGAAAAGACGCGGTCGGCACGCAGGGCTACGGCACGGCCGGCCACGACCAGATCAGCGGCATCTTCCTCGGGCAGTCGGTGAACGGGACCGACAACAACTTCGCGGAACTGACCCCGACCCCGCCGCCGGTTTCGCCGCCGCCCCCGGTCCCCCCGCCGCCCTGCACGACGCCGACCGGGTCCCTCTCCGGCGTGGTCTACTTCGACTGCAACAAGGACGGCGTGTTCGATAACGGCGATTCCGGCATCGCGGGTGTGACGATCACCCTGACCGGCCCCGGCGGCACGCGGACCGCGACCACGGACTCCTCCGGCCGGTACGAATTCACCGACCTGATCGCCGGTACGTACACGATCACCGAGGCCCCACCGGCCGGTTACACCCAGGGCGCCACCGCGCCCGGTACCCCGACCGACGGGACCGCGAACGGGGACGTCATCAGCGGCGTTGTGGTCGGGAGCACGGCCCTCGTCGGTTACAACTTCGGGGAAACCCGGTCGTGCGACACCGGCGGTCACCCGGCGTGTGGCGGCGGTACGGACACCCACGGCCACTGTGGGGCGGGAAGCGATTGGACCTGCAACACGGTCTGGTCGGTCCACACCGGCGCCTGTGGCTCGGGCAGCACGGGCGGGTCCGGGGCCTGGGGCAGTCTGTGGACGTGCGCTTCGAGCGGTTCGGTCCACACCGGCGTGTGCGGGGGCGTGGACACCAATAACTGCGGAACGCACAGCCTGTGGACGTGCGGCACGAGCCGTTCGGTGGGCACCGGCATCTGCGGGTCGGGCGGTCCGGAAAGCGGCCCCGCCTGCGGGCCCAGCCACCCGAGCAGCGGTGTTCACACCGGTTGCGCCGGCGGTGCCCAAGCGGGGGGCGGGAGCACCGGCGCCGGTGGCGGGTGGGGGTCACTCGCGTGCTGA
- a CDS encoding ABC transporter ATP-binding protein, which yields MAKIELRNVGVTFNVHQQKRVSFKEYMIRGLFRRAANPMMRVRALEGINLSARDGERIGVIGHNGAGKSTLLKTLAGVYPPTAGTCTVEGKICSLFDITLGFEFEATGWDNIRYRAYLQGESSRSVRSKLEEIAAFSELGDFLNIAVRNYSAGMQMRLAFSIATAINPEVLLVDEILAVGDLAFTSKAQARMRELMNTSRLMVIVAHDLKTIANMCTRVVWMQHGRIVAQGPPREIIDRYVEASTRKPAGPAPVERVPELAAA from the coding sequence ATGGCGAAAATCGAACTCCGTAACGTCGGCGTCACGTTCAACGTTCACCAGCAGAAGCGGGTCAGTTTCAAGGAGTACATGATCCGCGGGCTCTTCCGCCGGGCCGCGAACCCGATGATGCGGGTCCGCGCGCTGGAGGGCATCAACCTGTCCGCGCGCGACGGGGAGCGGATCGGCGTGATCGGCCACAACGGGGCCGGCAAGAGTACGCTCCTGAAGACGCTCGCCGGCGTGTACCCGCCGACCGCCGGTACATGCACGGTCGAGGGCAAAATCTGCTCGCTGTTCGACATCACCCTCGGCTTCGAGTTCGAGGCGACCGGCTGGGACAACATCCGCTACCGCGCCTACCTCCAGGGCGAATCGTCGCGCAGCGTGCGGAGCAAGCTGGAGGAGATCGCCGCGTTCTCCGAACTGGGCGACTTCCTGAACATCGCCGTGCGGAACTATTCCGCCGGTATGCAGATGCGTCTGGCGTTCTCCATCGCCACCGCCATCAACCCCGAGGTGCTGCTGGTCGACGAGATCCTCGCGGTCGGCGACCTCGCCTTCACGAGCAAGGCCCAGGCGCGGATGCGGGAGCTGATGAACACCTCCCGGCTCATGGTGATCGTCGCGCACGACCTGAAGACCATCGCCAACATGTGTACGCGCGTGGTCTGGATGCAGCACGGGCGGATCGTCGCGCAGGGGCCGCCGCGCGAGATCATCGATCGCTACGTCGAGGCGTCGACCCGCAAGCCGGCCGGCCCCGCACCGGTCGAACGCGTACCCGAACTCGCCGCTGCGTGA